In Streptomyces sp. P3, one DNA window encodes the following:
- a CDS encoding helix-turn-helix domain-containing protein, translating to MTTAAPELLTVPEVMSRLKVGRTKVYDLIRTRRLVSIKVDGCRRIPDDAVRDFIRRGIGEAA from the coding sequence ATGACCACCGCCGCCCCTGAACTGCTCACCGTTCCTGAGGTCATGTCCCGGCTCAAGGTCGGCCGCACCAAGGTCTACGACCTCATCCGCACTCGCCGCCTGGTCTCCATCAAGGTCGACGGCTGCCGCCGTATCCCGGACGACGCCGTACGCGACTTCATCCGCCGGGGGATCGGGGAGGCGGCCTGA